In one Lycium barbarum isolate Lr01 chromosome 7, ASM1917538v2, whole genome shotgun sequence genomic region, the following are encoded:
- the LOC132601495 gene encoding uncharacterized protein LOC132601495 — protein METRWLPPTYHQDALKRLYMLKQGLKSVEAYFDEFEDLRMKSKIEYHEEYTIIRFVANLNRDISKPMRLKTYNSLEKAFQDASKFEADLKEERSYKDKSKSSSTWNKGKEKWKTSTWDKPKSNTQAPQAKFDYKARGDDKAKGVRDGYRTNDEHEGGDGHEEEGEKSECEGDSNEEVEIRYEEALNHAIVARRVMGALAREESDQRENLFHARCKIVDKVCSLIIDGGSCTNAVSQFLVESMKFPTRKHTNPYKLQWFNECGEMRVNKQAIIKFSIGKYQDEIVCDVVTMQACHLLLGIPWQFDVDAQHSERTNKYSFVVKGKKYILNPLTPYQVSEDYIVVRELREKYQREEKEKGEKETLLVKSGEGTSQDGSKKCLLAKPSNFLKGVDERHFMVCLVNKDLLLNANQATSTLPSSMSSLLQEYEAFFPEEMPDGLPPLRGIEHQIDFVPGSQIPNKPAYRSNPEETKELQRKVDELLKKGQVKESLSPCAVPVILVPKKDGTWRMCIDYRVVNKITVK, from the exons ATGGAGACAAGGTGGCTTCCACCCACATACCACCAAGATGCACTCAAAAGGTTGTACATGTTAAAACAAGGGTTAAAAAGTGTGGAGGCgtactttgatgagtttgaggatTTGAGGATGAAGTCCAAGATAGAATATCATGAAGAGTACACTATTATAAGGTTTGTAGCCAacttgaatcgagacatctctaaaCCGATGAGGCTCAAAACCTATAATAGTCTTGAAAAGGCATTCCAAGATGCATCCAAGTTTGAGGCGGATCTAAAAGAAGAGAGGTCCTACAAAGACAAAAGCAAATCGTCCTCAACTTGGAACAAAGGCaaagaaaagtggaaaacttCCACTTGGGATAAGCCCAAGAGCAACACCCAAGCACCTCAAGCCAAATTCGATTACAAAGCCAGAGGTgatgacaaggctaaaggag TGAGGGATGGGTATCGAACCAATGATGAACATGAGGGCGGGGATGgtcatgaagaagaaggagaaaaaagtgagtgtgagggtgattcCAATGAAGAGGTTGAGATAAGGTATGAAGAAGCCTTGAATCATGCTATTGTGGCTAGAAGAGTCATGGGGGCTCTAGCTAGGGAAGAGAGCGACCAAAGGGAGAACTTGTTTCATGCACGTTGCAAAATTGTGGATAAGGTGTGCTCCTTAATCATTGATGGTGGAAGTTGTACGAATGCCGTTAGCCAATTTTTagttgaaagtatgaaattcccTACCCGCAAGCACACTAATCCCTACAAACTCCAATGGTTTAATGAATGTGGCGAAATGAGGGTCAACAAGCAAGCTATTATCAAATTTAGCATTGGCAAGTACCAAGATGAGATCGTGTGTGATGTGGTAACCATGCAAGCTTGCCATCTATTGCTTGGAAtaccttggcaatttgatgttgATGCCCAACATAGTGAAAGAACTAACAAGTACTCATTTGTGGTCAAGGGGAAGAAGTACATTCTTAACCCACTAACCCCTTACCAAGTGAGTGAGGATTATATAGTGGTGAGGGAGCTTCGGGAGAAGTATCAAAGGGAAGAAAAGGAGAAGGGTGAGAAGGAGACTTTGTTGGTCAAAAGTGGAGAGGGGACTTCTCAAGATGGTTCCAAGAAATGTTTGTTGGCCAAACCAAGTAATTTCTTAAAAGGGGTTGACGAGAGACACTTCATGGTGTGCCTTGTCAACAAAGATCTTCTCCTAAATGCTAACCAAGCTACTAGCACTTTGCCTAGTAGtatgtcttctcttttgcaggaatatgaAGCCTTTTTTCCGGAGGAAATGCCCGATGGCTTACCTCCCTTGAGAGGTATTGagcaccaaattgactttgtaccgggttcccaaattcccaacaaacCAGCTTATAGGAGCAACCCGGAAGAAACAAAAGAATTACAAAGGAAAGTGGATGAACTTCTTAAAAAGGGGCAAGTGAAGGAGAGTCTTAGCCCGTGTGCCGTTCCGGTGATTCTTGTTCCAAAGAAAGATGGCActtggaggatgtgcattgattatagggtCGTCAACAAAATCACGGTAAAGTAG